One window from the genome of Sphaerotilus microaerophilus encodes:
- a CDS encoding acyl-CoA dehydrogenase family protein, whose product MDFQLSEDQRAFADMAQGLFNDYCSDDQLRAHDLSGAGSMQDLWQQCVAAGLHGILVPETHGGLGLGMTELMAVLEQQGRALALVPLWEQQLVAAAVARFAPEAADTLLPAAMAGELLALSLAGLSASRGHGVQLRDGRLHGGLQAVPLADLAGHALLAVADEQGADRLVLPALSQPAVQRETGLSQHHQGLADLRLDAAPVLAVLPTEATAWVEQRAIACAAALQLGVTQQQLRRTVEYVSERRQFERPIGSFQLVAGQMADGQIATEALRAALWQLVWRLDAGRPSAPQAHATRALANDLGHRAGHMAQHVHGGMGVDVTYPIHRFLYWSRALGALLGGSEHHLARLGDWLADNDNLGWKYDLPEDC is encoded by the coding sequence ATGGATTTCCAGCTGAGCGAGGATCAGCGCGCTTTTGCCGACATGGCGCAGGGCCTGTTCAACGATTACTGCAGCGATGACCAGCTGCGCGCGCACGACCTGTCGGGCGCCGGTTCGATGCAGGACCTGTGGCAGCAATGCGTGGCCGCGGGCCTCCATGGCATCCTGGTGCCCGAGACGCATGGCGGCCTGGGCCTGGGCATGACCGAATTGATGGCCGTGCTGGAGCAGCAGGGGCGGGCGCTGGCCCTGGTGCCGCTGTGGGAGCAGCAGCTGGTCGCGGCCGCTGTGGCGCGTTTTGCGCCCGAGGCCGCCGACACCTTGCTGCCGGCGGCGATGGCCGGTGAGCTGCTGGCCCTCTCGTTGGCGGGCCTGAGCGCCAGCCGCGGCCATGGCGTGCAGCTGCGCGACGGCCGACTGCACGGCGGCTTGCAGGCGGTGCCGCTGGCCGACCTGGCCGGCCATGCGCTGCTGGCCGTGGCCGACGAGCAGGGCGCCGACCGGCTGGTGCTGCCGGCGCTGTCTCAGCCCGCGGTGCAGCGCGAGACCGGCCTCAGCCAGCACCACCAGGGCCTGGCCGACCTGCGCCTGGACGCGGCCCCTGTGCTGGCCGTGCTGCCGACCGAGGCCACCGCCTGGGTCGAGCAGCGCGCCATCGCCTGCGCCGCCGCGCTGCAACTCGGTGTCACGCAACAGCAGTTGCGCCGCACCGTGGAGTACGTCAGCGAGCGCCGCCAGTTCGAGCGCCCGATCGGCTCGTTCCAGCTGGTGGCCGGCCAGATGGCCGACGGTCAGATCGCCACCGAGGCGCTGCGCGCCGCGCTGTGGCAGCTGGTCTGGCGCCTGGACGCGGGCCGGCCCAGCGCGCCGCAGGCCCATGCCACGCGGGCCCTGGCCAACGATCTGGGTCACCGCGCCGGCCACATGGCGCAGCACGTGCACGGCGGCATGGGGGTCGACGTGACCTACCCGATTCACCGCTTCCTCTACTGGAGCCGCGCGCTGGGCGCGCTGCTGGGCGGCAGCGAGCACCACCTGGCGCGGCTGGGCGACTGGCTGGCCGACAACGACAACCTGGGCTGGAAGTACGACCTGCCCGAAGACTGCTGA
- a CDS encoding Zn-ribbon domain-containing OB-fold protein, whose product MAEHEWMKQARALVGKEYGRVYAWDRVNEPMIRQWCELMGVAVPHDAEGQVLAPEAMLQVWCMEGPVANNYPPGSTTDNPYEVLKLMEAQGFASVVAVNSELSFDRAVREGERLYYTTRLDSVGDEKTTALGTGFFVTLIMSYFAEQDGGDEKVGQLLFRVFKFRPANPVKPAASQGDAPSGPPKIKRSAPGISDDTRFFWEGAREGRLLVQRCKGCGTLRHPPGPVCPSCHSFEWDTLQASGRGTVYSFVVMHYPEVPPFDHPNPIALIELEEGTRLIAQLVGVKPSEVQIGQAVQVEFNSFNDGELVLPQFRPLAA is encoded by the coding sequence GTGGCAGAACACGAGTGGATGAAGCAGGCCCGCGCCCTGGTGGGCAAGGAGTACGGGCGCGTATATGCCTGGGACCGTGTCAACGAGCCGATGATCCGGCAGTGGTGTGAGCTCATGGGTGTGGCGGTGCCGCACGATGCCGAGGGCCAGGTGCTGGCGCCCGAAGCCATGCTTCAGGTGTGGTGCATGGAAGGCCCGGTGGCCAACAACTACCCGCCAGGCTCGACCACCGACAACCCCTACGAGGTGCTCAAGCTGATGGAGGCCCAGGGCTTCGCGTCGGTGGTGGCGGTGAACTCCGAGCTCAGCTTCGACCGCGCGGTGCGCGAGGGCGAGCGCCTGTACTACACCACGCGGCTGGACAGCGTGGGCGACGAGAAGACCACCGCGCTGGGCACGGGCTTCTTCGTCACGCTGATCATGAGCTACTTCGCCGAGCAGGATGGCGGGGACGAGAAGGTCGGCCAGCTGCTGTTCCGGGTCTTCAAGTTCCGCCCGGCCAACCCGGTCAAGCCCGCGGCCAGCCAGGGCGATGCCCCCTCCGGCCCGCCGAAGATCAAGCGCTCCGCGCCCGGCATCAGTGACGACACGCGCTTCTTCTGGGAAGGCGCGCGCGAGGGCCGGCTGCTGGTGCAGCGCTGCAAGGGCTGCGGCACGCTGCGCCACCCTCCGGGACCGGTGTGCCCCAGCTGCCACTCCTTCGAGTGGGACACGCTGCAGGCCAGCGGCCGCGGCACGGTGTACTCGTTTGTGGTGATGCACTACCCCGAGGTGCCGCCCTTCGACCACCCGAATCCGATCGCGCTGATCGAGCTGGAGGAGGGGACGCGCCTGATCGCCCAGCTGGTGGGAGTGAAGCCGTCCGAGGTGCAGATCGGCCAGGCGGTGCAGGTCGAGTTCAACAGCTTCAACGACGGCGAGCTGGTGCTGCCGCAGTTCCGCCCCTTGGCGGCCTGA
- a CDS encoding SDR family oxidoreductase, whose translation MDLNQVIQDVPRDFDQRVVLVTGGTKGIGRGIAEGFLAAGATVVVCGRNAPESAPAAGGRTAEFITCDVREAEAVRQLVAAIVQRHGRLDVLVNNAGGAPAVEAATVSPRFHEGVLRLNLFSALHAAQAANAQMQQQPDGGVIVNIGSISALRPSPGTAAYGAAKAAVLSLTASLAVEWAPKVRVVAVSPGLVRTEQSHLHFGDDAGLAAVAATIPAGRLAEPADIARACLFVASPRAAYMSGSNLLLHGGGERPAFLSAATADKH comes from the coding sequence ATGGACCTCAATCAGGTGATTCAGGATGTACCCCGGGACTTCGACCAGCGTGTCGTGCTCGTCACCGGCGGCACCAAGGGAATTGGCCGCGGCATCGCCGAGGGCTTTTTGGCCGCCGGGGCCACCGTGGTGGTGTGTGGTCGAAACGCGCCCGAGAGCGCGCCCGCGGCCGGCGGCCGCACGGCCGAATTCATCACCTGCGACGTGCGTGAGGCTGAGGCCGTGCGCCAGCTGGTGGCGGCCATCGTGCAGCGCCATGGCCGGCTGGACGTCCTGGTCAACAACGCTGGCGGCGCGCCTGCGGTGGAGGCTGCCACCGTGTCGCCTCGCTTCCACGAGGGCGTGCTGCGACTGAACCTGTTCTCGGCCCTGCATGCGGCGCAGGCCGCCAATGCGCAAATGCAGCAGCAGCCCGACGGGGGCGTGATCGTCAACATCGGCAGCATCAGCGCGCTGCGCCCTTCGCCCGGCACGGCGGCCTACGGCGCGGCCAAGGCCGCGGTGCTCAGCCTGACTGCCTCGCTGGCGGTGGAATGGGCACCCAAGGTGCGTGTGGTGGCGGTCAGCCCGGGCCTGGTGCGCACCGAGCAGTCGCACCTGCACTTCGGCGACGACGCCGGTCTGGCGGCGGTGGCCGCCACCATCCCGGCCGGGCGTCTGGCCGAGCCGGCGGACATCGCCCGGGCCTGCCTGTTCGTCGCCTCGCCGCGCGCCGCCTACATGAGTGGCAGCAACCTGCTGCTGCACGGCGGCGGCGAGCGTCCTGCCTTCCTGTCCGCCGCGACGGCGGACAAGCACTGA
- a CDS encoding enoyl-CoA hydratase, whose translation MTDAPCPAPLPADELLLERPAEGVALLRMHRPEATNALSLGLQARLSAAFTDLSADDSVRVIVLTGGEQVFAAGGDIRSMEGCGPIEILQRHTERVWAPIEHCPKPVIAAVCGYAYGGGAELAMHCDIILAGQGARFSQPEIRIGIMPGIGGTQRLVRAVGKFNAMRLLLTGQPVDAEEARLMGLVSQVLPDEEVIPEALKMARLIASMPPLAAQQIKEVVLAGVDASLEAALALERKANQLLFATRDQKEGMQAFIEKRRPKFEGR comes from the coding sequence ATGACCGACGCCCCCTGCCCTGCCCCGCTGCCCGCCGATGAACTGCTGCTCGAACGGCCTGCCGAGGGCGTGGCCCTGCTGCGCATGCACCGCCCCGAGGCCACCAATGCCCTCAGCCTGGGGCTGCAGGCCCGGTTGTCGGCCGCGTTCACGGACCTGTCGGCCGATGACAGCGTGCGGGTGATCGTGCTGACCGGCGGCGAGCAGGTGTTCGCAGCGGGGGGCGACATCCGCAGCATGGAAGGCTGCGGGCCCATCGAGATCCTGCAGCGCCACACTGAACGGGTGTGGGCGCCGATCGAACACTGCCCCAAGCCGGTCATCGCTGCGGTCTGCGGCTACGCCTACGGCGGCGGTGCGGAACTTGCCATGCACTGCGACATCATCCTGGCAGGCCAGGGCGCGCGTTTCTCGCAGCCCGAGATCCGCATCGGCATCATGCCGGGCATTGGCGGCACACAGCGCCTGGTGCGCGCGGTCGGCAAGTTCAATGCCATGCGTCTGCTGCTCACTGGCCAGCCCGTGGACGCCGAGGAAGCCCGCCTGATGGGCCTGGTCAGCCAGGTGCTGCCCGACGAGGAGGTGATCCCAGAAGCGCTGAAGATGGCCCGCCTGATCGCCTCCATGCCGCCGCTGGCCGCACAGCAGATCAAGGAGGTGGTGCTCGCTGGCGTGGACGCCTCGCTGGAAGCTGCGCTGGCACTGGAGCGCAAGGCCAACCAGCTGCTGTTTGCCACGCGCGACCAGAAAGAAGGCATGCAGGCCTTCATCGAGAAGCGCCGGCCGAAGTTCGAGGGGCGCTGA
- a CDS encoding nuclear transport factor 2 family protein, whose translation MPTVEQMQAAVQAYVRALNESDLEAIVALYAEDAVVEDPVGSEPRRGLAEIRRFYAGSVALKLEVALEGEVRVAGCEAAFAFSVSFVHEGRATTIRPIDLFRFDAAGKVVSMRAFFGAGNIEAA comes from the coding sequence ATGCCCACCGTCGAACAGATGCAGGCCGCCGTGCAGGCCTATGTGCGCGCGCTCAACGAGAGTGACCTGGAGGCCATCGTCGCCCTCTACGCCGAGGACGCCGTGGTCGAGGACCCGGTGGGCTCCGAGCCCCGGCGTGGCCTGGCCGAGATCCGCCGCTTCTATGCCGGCTCGGTGGCACTGAAGCTGGAGGTGGCGCTGGAGGGGGAGGTGCGGGTGGCGGGCTGCGAGGCGGCGTTCGCGTTCAGCGTGTCCTTCGTCCATGAAGGGCGAGCGACGACGATCCGCCCGATCGACCTGTTTCGCTTCGACGCGGCCGGCAAGGTTGTTTCGATGCGCGCCTTCTTCGGCGCCGGGAACATCGAGGCGGCCTGA
- a CDS encoding SDR family oxidoreductase has translation MPCTLITGSASGIGAAAREALVAAGHDVIGVDLRNAEIIGDLSTAAGRAQVIAAALQRCGGRLDGLVLCAGLGAQVQPPSLTVSVNYFGAVELLDGLLPALQRGAQPAAVVISSVASAHLPWDRNPLAAALEAGDEAKAQAVVNGAGPQGGNLAYAGSKNALTVAVRRRAPAWGRAGVRLNSVAPGATETPLLQAGLDDPRYAEAIQKFIPPLGRRAEPAEIASVVAFLMGPAASYVHGAQIVVDGGIDAAGRPTQF, from the coding sequence ATGCCCTGCACCCTCATCACCGGCTCCGCCTCCGGCATCGGCGCCGCCGCCCGCGAGGCGCTGGTCGCCGCCGGCCACGACGTCATCGGCGTCGACCTGCGCAACGCCGAGATCATCGGCGACCTCTCCACCGCGGCCGGGCGCGCCCAGGTCATCGCGGCCGCGCTGCAGCGCTGCGGCGGCCGGCTCGACGGGCTGGTGCTCTGTGCCGGCCTGGGGGCCCAGGTGCAGCCGCCCTCGCTGACGGTGTCGGTCAACTACTTCGGCGCGGTCGAGTTGCTCGACGGCCTGCTGCCCGCCCTGCAGCGCGGCGCCCAACCGGCTGCGGTGGTGATCTCCTCGGTCGCGTCGGCCCACCTGCCCTGGGACCGGAACCCGCTGGCCGCCGCGCTGGAGGCAGGCGACGAGGCGAAGGCGCAGGCCGTCGTCAACGGGGCCGGCCCGCAGGGGGGCAATCTGGCCTACGCCGGTTCCAAGAATGCGCTGACGGTGGCCGTGCGCCGGCGTGCGCCGGCCTGGGGGCGTGCGGGTGTGCGCCTGAACAGCGTGGCGCCCGGCGCCACCGAGACGCCGCTGCTGCAGGCCGGGCTGGACGACCCGCGTTACGCCGAGGCGATCCAGAAGTTCATCCCACCGCTGGGCCGGCGCGCCGAGCCGGCCGAGATCGCGTCGGTGGTGGCCTTCCTGATGGGCCCGGCCGCCAGCTACGTGCACGGCGCGCAGATCGTGGTGGATGGCGGCATCGACGCCGCCGGCCGCCCCACACAGTTCTGA
- a CDS encoding NADPH-dependent 2,4-dienoyl-CoA reductase — protein MSPTPPPAASPYPHLLAPLAVGGLTLRNRVLMGSMHTGLEDRPDGFERLATFYAERARGGVGLIVTGGYGVNAHALGQPEHAETATLCNATQAARHRVVTDAVHHEGGHIVLQLLHLGRYDHASGGVAPSALRSPLSPHLPHALSEAEIHGLIADYARAARLACSAGYDGVEVMGCEGYLINQFLAPQTNQRSDAWGGHAPARQRFALEIVQRVREAIGADALLLFRLSLLDLVPDGSRWDEVVALARALQAAGVSLLNTGIGWHEARVPTLATLVPPAAFSWAAARLRTAVDIPVVAGNRINTPEVAEALLARGDADLVALARPLLADPDFIRKAATGRAEDINTCIACNQACLDAAFEQQGVSCLVNPRACRETDWPTGPAATPRRVAVVGAGPSGLACAVQAAERGHAVTLFEAQATLGGQFDLARRIPGKEEFGQTLRYFRQRLAQTGVVLRLGQRARADDLLGFDHVVLATGVRARQPDIPGVQHAKVVGYADAIRQPQTLGRRVALIGAGGIGFDVAELLSGPAEPLADAQQAFLAEWGVDRDLQTRGGLKPPAAASGPLAARQVWLLQRRPGKPGRGLARTTGWIRRSVLDRRGVRMLGGVEYLGVDDNGLHLRVEGSPRCLAVDHVVLCAGQESERALLAPLQARSVPVSLIGGADQAAEVDACCAIEQGMRLALAL, from the coding sequence ATGAGTCCCACGCCCCCGCCTGCCGCTTCGCCCTATCCGCACCTGCTGGCCCCGCTCGCAGTCGGTGGCCTGACGCTGCGCAACCGCGTGCTGATGGGCTCGATGCACACCGGGCTGGAGGATCGACCCGATGGCTTCGAACGCCTGGCCACCTTCTACGCCGAGCGGGCCCGCGGCGGCGTGGGCCTGATCGTGACCGGCGGCTACGGCGTCAACGCCCACGCGCTGGGCCAGCCCGAGCACGCCGAGACCGCCACGCTGTGCAACGCAACCCAGGCCGCACGCCACCGCGTGGTGACCGATGCGGTGCACCACGAAGGTGGCCACATCGTGCTGCAGCTGCTGCACCTGGGCCGCTACGACCATGCAAGCGGTGGCGTGGCCCCCTCGGCGCTGCGCTCGCCGCTGTCGCCTCATCTGCCGCATGCGCTCAGCGAGGCCGAGATCCACGGGCTGATCGCCGACTACGCCCGCGCCGCCCGGTTGGCCTGCAGCGCCGGCTATGACGGCGTGGAGGTGATGGGCTGCGAGGGCTACCTGATCAACCAGTTCCTCGCCCCGCAGACCAACCAGCGCAGCGACGCCTGGGGCGGCCACGCCCCGGCCCGGCAGCGCTTCGCGCTGGAGATCGTGCAGCGCGTGCGCGAGGCGATCGGCGCTGACGCGCTGCTGCTGTTTCGCCTCTCGCTGCTGGACCTGGTGCCCGACGGCAGCCGCTGGGACGAGGTGGTGGCGCTCGCACGTGCGCTGCAGGCAGCAGGCGTGTCCCTGCTCAACACCGGCATCGGCTGGCACGAGGCGCGTGTCCCGACCCTCGCCACGCTGGTGCCGCCCGCGGCCTTCAGCTGGGCGGCGGCGCGCCTGCGCACGGCGGTGGACATCCCGGTGGTGGCCGGCAACCGCATCAACACGCCCGAGGTGGCCGAGGCCCTGCTGGCGCGCGGGGATGCCGACCTGGTCGCACTGGCGCGCCCGCTGCTGGCCGACCCGGACTTCATCCGCAAGGCCGCCACGGGCCGGGCCGAGGACATCAACACCTGCATCGCCTGCAACCAGGCCTGCCTGGATGCGGCCTTCGAGCAACAGGGCGTGAGCTGCCTCGTCAACCCGCGCGCCTGCCGCGAGACCGATTGGCCCACCGGCCCGGCCGCCACGCCACGCCGCGTGGCCGTGGTGGGCGCCGGGCCGTCCGGCCTGGCCTGCGCCGTGCAGGCCGCCGAGCGAGGCCACGCGGTGACTCTGTTCGAGGCCCAGGCCACGCTGGGTGGCCAGTTCGACCTGGCCCGGCGCATCCCCGGCAAAGAGGAGTTCGGTCAAACGCTCCGCTACTTCCGACAACGCCTGGCGCAGACCGGCGTGGTCCTGCGGCTTGGGCAGCGCGCCCGGGCCGACGACCTGCTGGGTTTTGACCACGTGGTGCTCGCCACGGGCGTGCGCGCACGCCAGCCGGACATCCCTGGTGTGCAGCATGCCAAGGTGGTCGGTTACGCCGACGCCATCCGCCAGCCGCAGACGCTGGGTCGGCGCGTGGCGTTGATCGGTGCGGGCGGCATCGGCTTCGACGTGGCCGAGCTGCTCAGCGGCCCCGCCGAACCTCTGGCCGATGCGCAGCAGGCCTTCCTGGCCGAATGGGGCGTCGACCGCGACCTGCAGACCCGCGGCGGCCTCAAACCGCCGGCCGCGGCCAGCGGGCCCCTGGCGGCACGCCAGGTCTGGCTGCTGCAGCGCCGCCCCGGCAAGCCCGGCCGGGGGCTGGCGCGCACCACCGGCTGGATCCGGCGCAGCGTACTGGACCGGCGCGGCGTGCGCATGCTGGGCGGCGTGGAGTACCTGGGTGTGGACGACAACGGCCTGCACCTGCGCGTCGAAGGATCACCGCGCTGCCTCGCGGTGGACCACGTCGTGCTCTGCGCCGGCCAGGAATCCGAGCGCGCGCTGCTGGCGCCGCTGCAGGCACGCAGCGTGCCGGTGAGCCTGATCGGCGGCGCCGACCAGGCTGCCGAGGTGGATGCCTGCTGCGCCATCGAGCAGGGCATGCGCCTCGCCCTGGCGCTCTGA